In Sphingobacterium sp. SYP-B4668, the sequence ATTGATTTGAAGGATATCTCCGTCAACACCATACTTAGGCATTTCTATCCAATCACCAACGCGAACGGAATCATTGGCCGACACTTGGATACTCGCCACAAAACCGAGGATTGTATCCTTAAATACCAACATCAGAATGGCCGAAGCAGCCCCCAACGAAACCAGAAATGACCATGGAGAATTTCCAGTCAATATCGAAACAATGAGAGTACCGACTACAAAAATCAAGAATATCTGCAAAACTTGAAGATAGCTATCCACCGGTTTGTCTACAAATGCTTTAGAGGAACGAAGTATGTCCCTACCAGTCTTTAATAAACCATTGGCAACACCATAGACCGCAAAAATCATGAAAATATCCAACACCTTGATCAATACAGCTGTGAAAGATGGAAAACCCATAAATACATCTGGAAGCAACAATTGCGAAATAGCAACCAGGATCAATCGGCTCAGGTGAACCTGCACTTTATTATCAAGTAGATGATTGTCCCAATTGGTCTTGGTTTTCTTTATCAAGCCCGTAACAACAGAATTGAAAAAAAATCGCAAGAGATAGTCGATTAAGACCAAGAGAATGAATGCGGAGATAAGGAGACAGGCCGATGTCAGAATGTGGGCAATACGATCATGAATCCCGATAGTTTCGGCAAGGTTGAATGTCCACTGGTAGATGGAGCTGGTAGTCTGTGCGCTGATGTTAATAATGTTCGTTTTTTCCATATTAACAAGCAAATATACGAAAAACAAATAACTGTCTTTTTAGCGTCTCCACTCCTCATCACCCCATATATAAACACAGCGTTGACACAAATGCTACGGCATACATGTGGCACAAATTGTCACAAAAACGTTAAATCCTGTTAAAAAGTCAAAATTGTCTTGGAAAAATATCCAGTACACCTTATCTTTGACTCATCATAATTTAGGTTTATAATTGGTTATAAAGGTTTCCATTCTCCCCGTTTGGAAACCTTTTCTTTTTACAAACCATTGCCATCCAATATTACTTCCGAGCTCCTATCGTCCGTACTTCCACCTTTGCGCAATAAATAAAATGAGTAGTAAAATAAAATTTGCAATAGTGTACATTATACACTATATTTGTATCATCATAATTTAGGTTTATAATTGGTTATAAAGGATTCCA encodes:
- a CDS encoding mechanosensitive ion channel family protein: MEKTNIINISAQTTSSIYQWTFNLAETIGIHDRIAHILTSACLLISAFILLVLIDYLLRFFFNSVVTGLIKKTKTNWDNHLLDNKVQVHLSRLILVAISQLLLPDVFMGFPSFTAVLIKVLDIFMIFAVYGVANGLLKTGRDILRSSKAFVDKPVDSYLQVLQIFLIFVVGTLIVSILTGNSPWSFLVSLGAASAILMLVFKDTILGFVASIQVSANDSVRVGDWIEMPKYGVDGDILQINLNNVRVQNWDKTIVTIPTYTLLSDSFKNYRGMQESGGRRIKRSINIKISTIRYLTKEEIDELRKIALLKPYIEQREKEIREYNEQNKVDPEVLVNGRRMTNVGLFRAYIKAYALHNPDIHKGLTLLVRQLAPGEHGLPLELYMFTKGTQWAFFEDTMSDVFDHLFAAIKYFDLEIFELPASDDVRLLLEGRSA